The Aeoliella mucimassa genome includes the window GCGTGCCGGCCGAACCGCATGCGGCGCATCGATGCGCGCGGTGGTGTCTGCCGGTGATGAGGAGGGTTGGTCGGTCATGCGGTGAGTCCTTTCGCCGCAAAGTTCTACGAAGCGCAATAATGTATATGATCCCCCCAAATTCTCCATCGGCGGTTTTCGGGCTCCGCATGAAACCAAAAGTGTGGGATTAGTCCGATTAGGCAAAAAATAAGGCCCCGTCTTGGAACTCATCCAAAACAGGGGCCTTGGTAGCTGCTATCGCCAGGCGTGCTAGCAGGCTCGCGCTCGTATCCTCGGCATTAAACCTTGGCGGCGTCGATCGCTTGCTGCAGCTTGGCTTTGGGCTGGGGACCAACGAAGGTCTCGACCGGCTGGCCATCCTTGAACACCATGAGCGTGGGAATGCTGCTCACGCGGTATTGCTCGGCCAGGTTCTGGGAGTCGTCGATGTTCAGCTTGGCCACTTTGGCTTTGCCGGCGTTGTCGCTGGCCAGTTCTTCCACCAGCGGGGCAATCATACGGCAAGGACCGCACCAGGGAGCCCAAAAATCGACGAGCACAGGCTCGCTGCTGTTCAGCACTTCGGCTTCAAAGTTGTCGTTGTCGAGTTCTAACAGTGCCATGGTTCTTGCTCCTGACCACGCGGGGTTATTTGTTACTTGTCTGTTACGAAATGCTTTTCGGTTTGGTTCGCGCCTGGGGATCAGGGGAAACCGGCCGCCTTGACGCAAGTTGTTAACTGGCCTGATTATAGGACGCTCGCCCCTAGTGTCAACGCAAGCCGCAGCCGTTGCCATTCCCCAAAGCTTCCGTAATACTCCCTGAGAAGCTTACCTTATAGACACTCCAACCAACAAAAGGTTATCCCATGGCACTCACCCCCAGCACCATGTTGCCCCTGGGCTCGGAGGCCCCTGATTTCTCGTTGCCCAATGTGGATGGCACCACCGTGTCGCTGGCCGATTTTGCCGGGTCCCCTGCCCTGGTCGTCGCGTTCATCTGCAACCACTGCCCGTTCGTGAAGCACCTGGCCGACGAGTTGGCCAGTTTCGGCAAGGAGTACACCGAAAAAGGCGTGGCCGTGGTGGCAATTAGCAGCAACAATGTCGAAACCCACCCGGCCGATTCGCCCGAGCTCATGAAAACCGAGGCGGAAAACCGCGGCTACTGCTTCCCTTACCTGTACGACGCAACGCAGGAAGTCGCCAAGGCGTACCGAGCCGCCTGCACGCCCGACTTCTACGTGTTCGACGCCGATAAGAAGCTGGTTTACCGCGGCCAGTTCGACGCCACCCGCCCCGACAGCGGCAGCCAGCCAACCGGCGAGGATCTGCGGGCGGCGGTCGACGCGGTGCTCAGCGGCGAAGCTCCCACAAACGAGCAGCACCCGAGCATCGGTTGCAACATCAAATGGATCGCCGGCCAGGAGCCCGATTACTTCGGGTAGACGGAAGGGGGACAGGAGAACCTCCTAGTAACCTCCGCGGGGGAACCCCTTCGAAGGTCGCTTCCAGCAACCGATGTGATCTCGGTTAGCCACACGGTTGGCCGCCCCTGCCATGAATCACGGCCCGCGTGGCGGCGCGGCTACGAGCTGTTTTTTTGCCCCCAGAATCGGGAAATCGATTCGTGGGGGCTTTATTCTTTCCGTTCCGAGGCAGCCAACCTCGCTCAAGTCCTGTAAATCCCGGCACTTCTTTAAGCTTCGAAAAAACGCCCGCCGGGAGTTTTGCCCCCGCCTCCAAAAAGTGGGGGCACAACCATGCTCATCCCCCTCTGGTCGAAGCTGGCTGCAGTCAGCAGTGGTGGCGGCTGCATACGTATCTCCAGTCCCCTTGGCAGAGGACTCGGCTTGGAGCTTCGGGTTTGCTCCCCATTCTCTCTTCGCATCCATCAGTAGCATTCCTTTCTTTGGTGTAAGCCGAAACC containing:
- the trxA gene encoding thioredoxin, whose amino-acid sequence is MALLELDNDNFEAEVLNSSEPVLVDFWAPWCGPCRMIAPLVEELASDNAGKAKVAKLNIDDSQNLAEQYRVSSIPTLMVFKDGQPVETFVGPQPKAKLQQAIDAAKV
- a CDS encoding thioredoxin family protein; translated protein: MALTPSTMLPLGSEAPDFSLPNVDGTTVSLADFAGSPALVVAFICNHCPFVKHLADELASFGKEYTEKGVAVVAISSNNVETHPADSPELMKTEAENRGYCFPYLYDATQEVAKAYRAACTPDFYVFDADKKLVYRGQFDATRPDSGSQPTGEDLRAAVDAVLSGEAPTNEQHPSIGCNIKWIAGQEPDYFG